A single Lacerta agilis isolate rLacAgi1 chromosome 10, rLacAgi1.pri, whole genome shotgun sequence DNA region contains:
- the LOC117054230 gene encoding EKC/KEOPS complex subunit LAGE3-like → MLLIATPNTCELRIPFPSSSLAEIALGSLAPDPEPRKKGISKELGVTEDILHVQWRADEARILHVSISSFLEHLSLVVETMDLFGPPVA, encoded by the exons atgCTCCTTATCGCTACCCCCAACACCTGTGAGCTGAGGATCcctttcccatcatcatcattggccGAGATtgcgctgggctccctggccccTGACCCTGAGCCCCGCAAAAAAGGGATCAGCAAGGAACTGGGTGTGACGGAGGACATCTTGCATGT tcaaTGGAGAGCAGATGAAGCCCGGATTCTGCATGTGTCCATCAGCTCCTTCCTGGAGCATCTCTCCTTGGTGGTGGAAACTATGGACCTGTTTGGGCCCCCTGTGGCTTGA